One window of Gilliamella sp. B3022 genomic DNA carries:
- the thrC gene encoding threonine synthase has translation MKLYNLKDHSQQVSFAQAVQQGLGRGQGLFFPQNLPKFSLNEIDTLLELDFVSRSAKILSSYIGEEIGDDDMHRLVKNAFQFPAPVKSVEEDVGSLELYHGPTLAFKDFGGRFMAQALVQVAADKKITILTATSGDTGAAVAHAFYHLPNIRVVILYPEGKISPLQEKLFCTLGDNIHTIAIQSDFDACQALVKKAFDDEELKTAIGLNSANSINISRLLAQVCYYFEAFAQLTPAQREQLVISVPSGNFGDLTAGLLAKTMGLPIKRFIAATNANDTVPRYLETGKWEPHATVATLSNAMDVSQPNNWPRIEEIYKREGWVLTSLGHAAISDEICKQTVRELDQKDYLSEPHGAIAYRALRDQLQKGEYGLFLGTAHPAKFKEVVEEILGKSITLPKALSERANMILLSHYMPDDFTKLRDFLIKLDW, from the coding sequence ATGAAATTGTACAATTTAAAAGATCATTCACAGCAAGTTAGCTTTGCACAAGCGGTACAACAAGGATTAGGAAGAGGACAAGGTCTATTTTTTCCTCAAAATTTACCAAAATTTTCGCTAAATGAAATAGATACATTATTAGAACTGGATTTTGTCAGTCGTAGTGCCAAGATTTTATCCTCCTATATTGGTGAAGAAATTGGTGATGATGATATGCATAGATTGGTGAAAAATGCGTTTCAGTTTCCTGCTCCTGTCAAATCAGTGGAAGAGGATGTAGGTTCATTAGAATTATACCATGGCCCAACATTAGCCTTTAAAGATTTTGGTGGTCGCTTTATGGCTCAGGCTTTGGTGCAAGTCGCTGCTGACAAAAAAATTACGATTCTAACGGCGACTTCTGGTGATACTGGTGCAGCAGTTGCCCATGCTTTTTATCATCTACCTAATATTCGAGTAGTAATTTTATATCCTGAAGGCAAAATTAGCCCCTTACAAGAAAAGCTATTTTGTACACTTGGTGATAATATTCATACTATTGCGATACAAAGTGATTTTGATGCTTGCCAAGCATTAGTTAAAAAAGCATTTGATGATGAAGAATTAAAAACTGCAATTGGCTTAAATTCAGCTAACTCTATTAACATTAGCCGATTATTAGCACAAGTTTGTTATTATTTCGAAGCATTTGCACAGTTAACTCCAGCACAACGTGAGCAATTAGTAATTTCTGTACCGAGCGGTAATTTCGGTGATTTGACAGCGGGTCTACTTGCTAAAACAATGGGGTTACCAATTAAACGTTTCATTGCTGCAACCAATGCCAATGATACAGTGCCGCGTTATTTGGAAACAGGTAAATGGGAGCCTCATGCAACGGTAGCAACGCTATCTAATGCCATGGATGTTAGCCAACCTAATAATTGGCCACGTATTGAAGAGATTTATAAAAGAGAAGGGTGGGTGCTTACATCACTTGGTCATGCTGCAATTTCTGATGAAATATGCAAACAGACTGTGCGAGAACTTGACCAAAAAGATTACCTTTCTGAACCTCATGGCGCAATTGCTTATCGTGCACTGCGTGATCAGTTACAAAAAGGAGAATACGGATTATTCTTAGGTACTGCACATCCAGCTAAATTTAAAGAAGTGGTTGAAGAAATTCTTGGTAAATCCATTACTTTACCTAAAGCCCTTAGTGAGCGTGCGAATATGATATTACTCTCTCATTACATGCCTGATGATTTTACTAAATTGCGTGATTTTTTGATCAAATTAGATTGGTAA
- a CDS encoding PTS sugar transporter subunit IIA — translation MNNFKLTADDILIIDGYYSKSQAIQTVAENMIKAGLVKDNYTQAMLDRDAQISTFLGNGIAIPHGTTDKRNSIIETGLKVIYYPQGIRWDEDNNIAYVIVGIAAKNNEHLNVLRQLTRAVIDEDTIERIQSVKKPEDLLTILQGN, via the coding sequence ATGAATAATTTTAAACTAACAGCCGATGACATTTTAATTATTGATGGATATTATTCTAAATCACAAGCAATTCAAACTGTAGCAGAAAATATGATTAAAGCTGGTTTAGTAAAAGATAATTATACTCAAGCTATGTTAGATCGTGATGCACAAATTTCAACATTTTTAGGTAATGGTATTGCTATTCCACACGGAACTACAGACAAACGAAATAGTATAATTGAAACTGGTTTAAAAGTAATTTACTATCCACAAGGTATAAGATGGGATGAAGATAACAACATTGCTTATGTTATAGTTGGTATAGCAGCTAAAAATAATGAACATTTAAATGTGCTAAGACAACTTACGCGAGCTGTGATTGATGAAGACACAATAGAGCGAATTCAATCAGTTAAAAAACCAGAAGATCTATTAACAATTCTTCAAGGAAACTAA
- the thrB gene encoding homoserine kinase has protein sequence MSYKSLTVYAPASMANISVGFDILGAAINPISGVMLGDLITVETATEFSLTSKGIFVKKLPSDPKYNIVYQCWQRFCEVMGKTLPVSITLEKNMPIGSGLGSSACSVVGALVALNEFYDKPFNEFEMLSMMGELEGRISGSVHYDNVAPCYLGGMQLILDEMGIISESIPHFDNWYWIMAYSGIKISTAQARAILPAQYQKADCIAHGRYVGGFIHACYTNQPKLAAAMLCDNIAEPYRKQLLPNFDETQNRVKQLGALASGISGSGPTMFVIADKLETAQQIELLLKKCYLQNEEGFTHICKIDKQGTRVI, from the coding sequence ATGAGTTATAAATCTTTAACAGTATATGCGCCAGCATCAATGGCTAATATCAGTGTTGGTTTTGATATTTTAGGTGCAGCTATTAATCCGATCAGTGGTGTAATGTTAGGTGATCTTATTACAGTTGAAACTGCAACCGAATTTTCCCTCACAAGTAAAGGAATATTTGTTAAAAAATTACCAAGCGATCCTAAATACAATATTGTATATCAATGCTGGCAGCGCTTTTGTGAAGTAATGGGTAAAACGCTACCAGTCAGTATTACGCTTGAAAAAAATATGCCAATTGGTTCAGGATTAGGATCGAGCGCATGTTCGGTAGTGGGAGCACTGGTTGCTTTAAATGAGTTTTATGATAAACCATTTAATGAGTTTGAAATGCTTTCAATGATGGGTGAACTTGAAGGTCGGATATCTGGGAGCGTGCATTACGATAATGTCGCACCGTGTTATTTGGGTGGAATGCAACTTATCCTTGATGAAATGGGCATTATTAGTGAATCCATTCCACATTTTGATAATTGGTATTGGATAATGGCTTATTCTGGTATCAAGATATCGACAGCTCAAGCACGAGCTATTCTGCCTGCGCAATATCAAAAGGCAGATTGCATCGCTCATGGTCGATATGTCGGTGGTTTCATTCATGCTTGTTACACGAATCAACCAAAACTTGCTGCTGCAATGCTGTGTGATAATATTGCAGAACCTTATCGTAAACAATTATTACCTAACTTTGATGAAACGCAAAATCGTGTCAAACAACTTGGTGCTTTAGCATCTGGTATTTCAGGATCAGGACCGACAATGTTTGTCATTGCTGACAAGCTTGAAACGGCCCAGCAAATTGAATTGTTGCTGAAAAAATGCTATTTACAAAATGAGGAAGGTTTTACCCATATTTGCAAAATAGATAAACAAGGCACAAGAGTGATATAA
- the ribD gene encoding bifunctional diaminohydroxyphosphoribosylaminopyrimidine deaminase/5-amino-6-(5-phosphoribosylamino)uracil reductase RibD produces MINDKDQFYMQQAIELAKLGRFTTPPNPNVGCVIVKDDKIIGKGYHQKAGEPHAEVNALTMASDKAQGATAYVTLEPCSHFGRTPPCADALINSGITRVVIAMQDPNPKVAGNGIKRLKGAGIEVIVGVLTDQAEAINKGFLKCMRTGIPYVQLKLASSLDGKIAMASGESKWITSSVARQDVQQFRAQAGCILSTRATVQVDNASLTVRYNELPNEIRKFYSQENIRQPVRIIIDSKNRLTGNENIFSQSAETWIVRKENIPITQSNTKLIIESSAQNHINLVELLKQLGKNQINSVWVEAGAHLAGALIEENLVDELIIYYAPKLLGHNAKDLCVLPHLRKLSLAPQFKFESVTAMGDDLRIILKRK; encoded by the coding sequence ATGATTAATGATAAAGATCAATTTTATATGCAGCAAGCAATCGAGCTTGCTAAACTTGGACGCTTTACTACTCCTCCCAATCCGAATGTTGGTTGCGTTATTGTTAAAGATGATAAGATAATCGGCAAAGGTTATCATCAAAAAGCTGGGGAGCCTCACGCAGAAGTGAATGCACTAACAATGGCTAGTGATAAGGCTCAAGGAGCAACAGCTTATGTAACACTAGAGCCATGTAGTCATTTTGGTCGAACTCCTCCGTGCGCTGATGCGTTGATTAACTCAGGTATAACTCGTGTTGTTATTGCTATGCAAGACCCTAATCCAAAAGTTGCAGGTAATGGTATTAAACGGTTAAAAGGCGCTGGAATTGAAGTTATTGTTGGTGTTCTAACTGATCAAGCTGAAGCCATTAATAAAGGCTTTTTAAAATGTATGCGCACAGGCATACCCTATGTCCAACTTAAACTCGCTTCCTCGTTAGATGGAAAGATTGCTATGGCATCGGGCGAAAGTAAATGGATAACTTCAAGTGTAGCAAGACAAGATGTTCAACAATTTCGAGCTCAGGCTGGTTGTATTTTGAGTACGCGAGCAACAGTTCAAGTTGATAATGCCAGTTTAACGGTTAGATATAATGAATTACCTAATGAGATCAGAAAATTTTATTCACAAGAAAATATTCGACAACCTGTTCGCATTATCATAGACAGTAAAAATCGATTAACAGGGAATGAAAATATCTTTAGTCAATCAGCTGAAACATGGATAGTGCGAAAGGAAAATATCCCAATTACTCAATCCAACACTAAGCTGATAATTGAATCTTCAGCTCAAAATCATATAAATTTAGTTGAATTATTAAAGCAATTAGGTAAAAATCAAATTAATTCTGTTTGGGTTGAAGCAGGAGCACATCTTGCTGGTGCTTTGATTGAAGAAAATTTAGTTGATGAACTAATAATATATTATGCACCTAAACTGCTAGGTCATAATGCAAAAGATTTATGTGTATTGCCTCATCTAAGAAAATTATCTCTAGCACCCCAATTTAAATTTGAATCTGTAACAGCAATGGGCGATGATTTAAGAATTATTTTAAAAAGAAAGTAA
- the nrdR gene encoding transcriptional regulator NrdR translates to MHCPFCNADDTKVIDSRLVGEGFQVRRRRQCVECNERFTTFEVAELIMPNVIKSNKVREPFNEDKLRNGIKRALEKRPVAFDAIEDAITRIKSKIRATGEREIPAKLIGNYVIEELKDLDKVAYIRFASVYFSFHDIEQFSNEIAKLQQK, encoded by the coding sequence ATGCACTGTCCTTTTTGTAATGCTGATGATACTAAGGTGATTGATTCACGCCTTGTTGGTGAGGGTTTTCAAGTTCGTCGTCGTCGACAATGTGTAGAATGTAATGAACGTTTTACCACATTTGAAGTTGCTGAATTAATTATGCCTAATGTTATCAAAAGTAATAAAGTTCGTGAGCCGTTCAATGAAGATAAATTGCGCAATGGTATAAAACGCGCATTAGAAAAGCGCCCTGTTGCTTTTGATGCTATTGAAGATGCAATTACGCGTATAAAATCAAAAATTAGAGCAACGGGAGAACGTGAAATACCCGCTAAACTTATTGGTAATTATGTGATTGAAGAACTTAAAGATTTAGATAAAGTCGCTTATATCCGTTTTGCTTCCGTTTATTTCAGCTTCCATGATATTGAGCAGTTTAGTAACGAAATCGCTAAACTACAACAAAAATAA